The Thermosulfurimonas sp. F29 genome includes a window with the following:
- a CDS encoding RNA polymerase factor sigma-32, translating into MKPAASGETLPVPAPEERGLPSAVDPLQRYLAEISKFPLLSREEEERIAKEYYETRDPRLAYKLVTSNLRLVVKIALEFQQFWNRNFLDLIQEGNLGLLQAVRKFDPYRGVKFSYYASFWIKAYILKYIMDNWRLVKIGTTQAQRKLFYNLKKEKERLEALGFKPTARMLAERLQVREKDVIEMEQRLSGSDVSLEAPIKEDSEDTYRDFLRAPGPSVEDRIARDEVLTRFSQILHEFGKTLKDKEKVIFYERLLAEEPLTLQEIGKRFGISRERVRQIEERLLRKLRKYLEERLPDAHNYPLALEGATA; encoded by the coding sequence TTGAAACCGGCGGCCTCCGGGGAGACCCTTCCGGTTCCCGCCCCGGAGGAGAGGGGGTTGCCCTCGGCGGTAGATCCCCTCCAGAGGTATCTTGCGGAAATCAGCAAGTTCCCGCTCCTTTCCCGGGAGGAGGAGGAACGCATCGCCAAGGAGTACTACGAGACCAGGGACCCCCGCCTGGCTTACAAACTGGTAACCTCCAACCTTCGCCTGGTGGTGAAGATCGCTCTTGAGTTCCAGCAGTTCTGGAATCGCAACTTCCTGGACCTTATCCAGGAGGGCAACCTGGGGCTCCTTCAGGCGGTGCGGAAGTTCGATCCTTACCGGGGGGTCAAGTTTTCCTATTACGCCTCTTTCTGGATCAAGGCTTACATCCTCAAGTACATCATGGACAACTGGCGCCTGGTGAAGATCGGCACCACCCAGGCCCAGCGCAAGCTCTTTTACAACCTTAAGAAGGAGAAGGAGCGCCTGGAGGCCCTGGGCTTCAAGCCCACGGCCCGGATGCTGGCCGAAAGACTGCAGGTCAGGGAGAAGGATGTCATCGAGATGGAACAGCGGCTTTCGGGCTCGGATGTGAGCCTGGAGGCCCCCATAAAGGAGGACTCCGAGGACACCTACCGGGACTTTCTGCGGGCTCCGGGGCCTTCGGTGGAGGATCGGATCGCCCGGGACGAGGTGCTCACCCGATTTTCTCAGATCCTGCACGAATTCGGAAAGACCCTCAAGGACAAGGAGAAGGTCATCTTTTACGAACGGTTGCTGGCCGAGGAGCCCCTGACCCTTCAGGAGATCGGGAAACGCTTCGGCATTTCCAGGGAGAGGGTACGGCAGATCGAGGAAAGGCTTCTCAGGAAGCTTCGCAAATACCTGGAGGAGAGACTGCCCGATGCGCACAACTATCCGCTGGCTCTGGAAGGGGCTACTGCCTAG